In one Bacillus thuringiensis genomic region, the following are encoded:
- the rbsD gene encoding D-ribose pyranase, whose protein sequence is MKKHGVLNSEIAAVLASLGHTDMVVIADCGLPIPDGVKRIDLAVEIGKPSFLEVLQVVADDMAIEKVTLAEEVIIKNAEVNKEIEQKLIEPAFEYVSHEQFKEHTKKAKAIIRTGEATPYANIILHAGVIF, encoded by the coding sequence ATGAAAAAGCATGGTGTATTAAACAGTGAAATCGCGGCAGTCCTTGCTTCACTTGGGCATACAGATATGGTTGTAATTGCTGATTGCGGGTTACCGATTCCGGATGGAGTAAAACGAATTGATTTAGCTGTTGAGATTGGAAAACCGAGTTTTTTAGAGGTGTTACAAGTTGTAGCTGATGATATGGCAATTGAAAAAGTGACGTTAGCAGAAGAAGTCATTATAAAGAATGCGGAAGTAAATAAAGAAATCGAGCAGAAATTAATAGAGCCAGCATTTGAGTATGTATCTCATGAACAATTTAAAGAGCATACAAAGAAAGCGAAGGCGATTATTCGTACAGGTGAGGCTACGCCTTATGCAAATATAATTTTACATGCAGGCGTGATTTTTTAA